From Etheostoma spectabile isolate EspeVRDwgs_2016 chromosome 19, UIUC_Espe_1.0, whole genome shotgun sequence, the proteins below share one genomic window:
- the tspan5a gene encoding tetraspanin-5a isoform X2 gives MSGNHYKGNEVSCCIKYFIFGFNILFWLLGMALVGIGLWAWSEKGVLSNISSITDLGGLDPVWLFMVVGGVMFILGFAGCIGALRENTFLLKFFSVFLGIIFFLELTTGVLAFVFKDWIKDQLNLFINNNIRAYRDDIDLQNLIDFTQEYWECCGAFGADDWNLNIYFNCTDGNPSREKCGVPFSCCTKDPAEDVINTQCGYDIRAKPDSEQKDYINVKGCVPQFEKWLQDNLTLVAGIFIGVALLQIFGICLAQNLVSDIEAVQASCFFT, from the exons ATGTCGGGGAATCATTACAAAGGCAACGAAGTCAGCTGCTGCATCAAATACTTCATTTTTGGATTCAACATCCTGTTCTGG CTCCTGGGCATGGCCTTAGTTGGAATTGGACTGTGGGCATGGAGTGAGAAG GGAGTCCTGTCCAACATCTCGTCCATCACAGACCTGGGGGGCCTGGACCCGGTCTGGCTCTTCATGGTGGTCGGGGGGGTCATGTTCATTCTGGGCTTTGCCGGATGCATTGGTGCACTGCGGGAGAACACGTTTCTACTAAAGTTT TTCTCCGTGTTCCTGGGAATCATCTTTTTCTTGGAGCTGACGACGGGAGTCCTGGCGTTCGTCTTCAAGGACTGGATTAAAGACCAGCTCAACCTGTtcatcaacaacaacatccGGGCGTACCGCGACGACATCGACCTCCAGAACCTCATCGACTTCACTCAGGAATAC TGGGAGTGCTGCGGTGCGTTTGGGGCCGACGACTGGAACCTGAACATCTATTTCAACTGTACTGACGGGAATCCCAGTCGGGAGAAGTGTGGAGTTCCCTTCTCCTGCTGCACCAAGGACCCAGCG GAGGACGTAATAAACACTCAGTGTGGATACGACATTCGAGCCAAACCA gactCGGAGCAGAAGGACTACATCAACGTGAAAGGCTGCGTGCCGCAGTTTGAGAAGTGGCTGCAGGACAACCTCACCCTGGTGGCCGGGATCTTCATCGGAGTTGCACTACTGCAG ATCTTTGGGATTTGTTTGGCCCAAAACTTAGTGAGTGACATCGAAGCCGTGCAGGCGAGCTG TTTCTTTACCTGA
- the tspan5a gene encoding tetraspanin-5a isoform X1: MSGNHYKGNEVSCCIKYFIFGFNILFWLLGMALVGIGLWAWSEKGVLSNISSITDLGGLDPVWLFMVVGGVMFILGFAGCIGALRENTFLLKFFSVFLGIIFFLELTTGVLAFVFKDWIKDQLNLFINNNIRAYRDDIDLQNLIDFTQEYWECCGAFGADDWNLNIYFNCTDGNPSREKCGVPFSCCTKDPAEDVINTQCGYDIRAKPDSEQKDYINVKGCVPQFEKWLQDNLTLVAGIFIGVALLQIFGICLAQNLVSDIEAVQASWVPPPFSMRRLPPHPGKKASAYYS; this comes from the exons ATGTCGGGGAATCATTACAAAGGCAACGAAGTCAGCTGCTGCATCAAATACTTCATTTTTGGATTCAACATCCTGTTCTGG CTCCTGGGCATGGCCTTAGTTGGAATTGGACTGTGGGCATGGAGTGAGAAG GGAGTCCTGTCCAACATCTCGTCCATCACAGACCTGGGGGGCCTGGACCCGGTCTGGCTCTTCATGGTGGTCGGGGGGGTCATGTTCATTCTGGGCTTTGCCGGATGCATTGGTGCACTGCGGGAGAACACGTTTCTACTAAAGTTT TTCTCCGTGTTCCTGGGAATCATCTTTTTCTTGGAGCTGACGACGGGAGTCCTGGCGTTCGTCTTCAAGGACTGGATTAAAGACCAGCTCAACCTGTtcatcaacaacaacatccGGGCGTACCGCGACGACATCGACCTCCAGAACCTCATCGACTTCACTCAGGAATAC TGGGAGTGCTGCGGTGCGTTTGGGGCCGACGACTGGAACCTGAACATCTATTTCAACTGTACTGACGGGAATCCCAGTCGGGAGAAGTGTGGAGTTCCCTTCTCCTGCTGCACCAAGGACCCAGCG GAGGACGTAATAAACACTCAGTGTGGATACGACATTCGAGCCAAACCA gactCGGAGCAGAAGGACTACATCAACGTGAAAGGCTGCGTGCCGCAGTTTGAGAAGTGGCTGCAGGACAACCTCACCCTGGTGGCCGGGATCTTCATCGGAGTTGCACTACTGCAG ATCTTTGGGATTTGTTTGGCCCAAAACTTAGTGAGTGACATCGAAGCCGTGCAGGCGAGCTG GGTGCCCCCTCCTTTCTCCATGCGTCGCCTCCCACCACACCCCGGCAAGAAAGCCTCGGCGTACTACTCGTGA